A DNA window from Paenibacillus sp. HWE-109 contains the following coding sequences:
- a CDS encoding LysR family transcriptional regulator, producing the protein MTLQQLKYILTIVNCGSISEAAKQLFISQPSLSSAVKEMEQEIGIEIFLRSSKGIALSNEGAEFLSYARQVVEQAELLEQRYMNKKPSKKLCSISTQHYAFSVQAFVSLLKDLNTNEYECTLRETRTHEIIEDVRNMRSELGILYLNDFNQKVIQKMLKENDLQFHPLFVAEPHVFISSEHPLAAKSILDIEDLDEFPCLAFEQGEYNSFYFSEEILSTRTYKKKILVSDRATLFNLLIGLNGYTISSGVLNSDLNGEQIKSVRLRTDENMQIGYITNKKVNLSLLAADYVRKLKSVISDFGYTIISQEEELK; encoded by the coding sequence ATGACACTGCAGCAATTAAAATATATTTTAACGATCGTAAATTGCGGTTCTATAAGTGAGGCTGCTAAGCAGCTTTTCATATCGCAGCCAAGCCTATCTAGCGCAGTAAAAGAAATGGAGCAGGAAATTGGCATTGAAATTTTCCTGCGTTCATCTAAGGGGATTGCGCTGTCAAATGAAGGGGCTGAATTTTTATCTTATGCCCGGCAAGTAGTAGAACAAGCAGAACTTCTTGAGCAAAGATATATGAATAAAAAACCGTCTAAAAAGCTATGTTCTATATCCACGCAGCATTATGCTTTTTCGGTGCAAGCTTTTGTCAGTCTATTGAAAGACTTGAATACGAACGAGTATGAGTGTACGCTGCGCGAGACGAGGACACATGAAATTATCGAAGACGTGCGCAATATGCGCAGCGAACTTGGTATTCTTTATCTCAATGACTTCAACCAGAAGGTTATACAGAAAATGCTGAAAGAAAATGACCTTCAATTCCACCCGCTCTTTGTCGCTGAACCGCATGTCTTTATTAGCTCTGAGCATCCACTCGCTGCTAAGTCGATTCTGGACATTGAGGACTTAGATGAATTCCCGTGTCTGGCCTTCGAGCAAGGAGAGTACAATTCTTTCTACTTTTCAGAGGAAATCTTAAGCACAAGAACGTATAAGAAGAAAATATTGGTCAGTGATCGCGCAACATTATTCAATCTCCTCATTGGGTTGAATGGTTATACGATCAGCTCCGGTGTGCTGAATTCGGACTTGAATGGGGAGCAGATTAAATCAGTCCGCTTGCGTACGGATGAGAATATGCAGATTGGATATATTACGAATAAAAAAGTCAATTTGAGCCTGCTTGCTGCCGACTATGTTCGCAAGCTGAAGAGTGTAATTTCAGATTTTGGTTATACGATTATAAGCCAAGAGGAGGAGCTCAAATGA